Proteins encoded by one window of Longimicrobiaceae bacterium:
- the gcvH gene encoding glycine cleavage system protein GcvH, translating into MANVPQDLRYTKQHEYVRDLGDGTFAVGITDYAQGELGDVVFVELPQAGASFDAEASFGTIEAVKAVSDLYCPVAGEVVEANGALDANPAAVNSDPYGEGWMIKLRPSNPADVAGLMDAAAYQELIGG; encoded by the coding sequence ATGGCCAACGTTCCGCAGGACCTGCGCTACACCAAGCAGCACGAGTACGTCCGCGACCTGGGCGACGGGACCTTCGCGGTGGGGATCACCGACTACGCGCAGGGCGAGCTGGGCGACGTGGTGTTCGTGGAGCTTCCCCAGGCGGGCGCCAGCTTCGACGCGGAGGCCAGCTTCGGGACCATCGAGGCGGTGAAAGCGGTGTCGGACCTGTACTGCCCCGTGGCAGGCGAGGTGGTGGAGGCCAACGGCGCGCTCGACGCCAACCCCGCGGCGGTGAACTCCGATCCCTACGGCGAAGGCTGGATGATCAAGCTGCGCCCGTCCAACCCCGCCGACGTCGCCGGCCTCATGGACGCCGCCGCGTACCAGGAGCTGATCGGCGGCTGA
- a CDS encoding lipoate--protein ligase family protein: MPTPPAPWRLLDTPPARGAWNMALDQALAASVREGGAPVLRFYRWTPACLSLGRNQPARGRYDLDALHRAGVEVVRRPTGGRAVLHDRELTYSVAVAEGALGSPREAYAAINRALVGGLRRLGVPAQLQPETGVRAPVPSLAPCFKDPTEGEVVVAGRKLVGSAQRREDGVILQHGSLLLDGDQSEVRAFLLDPSSEEAGAGDGEPPTSLAALLPSPPSWQALTAALADGWRDAVGVALAPDEATEDEMRAAEREMERFAGAAWTWHH, from the coding sequence ATGCCCACCCCGCCCGCGCCCTGGCGCCTGCTCGACACGCCGCCCGCGCGCGGCGCGTGGAACATGGCGCTCGACCAGGCGCTCGCCGCGTCCGTACGCGAGGGCGGGGCGCCGGTGCTGCGCTTCTACCGCTGGACGCCGGCGTGCCTCTCCCTTGGCCGCAACCAGCCCGCCCGCGGCCGCTACGACCTCGACGCCCTCCACCGCGCGGGCGTCGAGGTCGTGCGCCGCCCCACCGGCGGGCGCGCCGTCCTCCACGACCGCGAGCTGACGTACTCCGTCGCGGTGGCCGAGGGCGCCCTCGGCTCCCCGCGCGAGGCCTACGCGGCCATCAACCGCGCCCTCGTGGGCGGCCTTCGCCGCCTCGGCGTGCCCGCTCAGCTCCAACCCGAGACGGGCGTCCGCGCGCCCGTTCCCTCCCTCGCGCCGTGCTTCAAGGACCCCACGGAAGGCGAGGTCGTGGTCGCCGGCCGCAAGCTCGTGGGCAGCGCGCAGCGGCGCGAGGACGGCGTCATCCTCCAGCACGGCTCCCTGCTGCTGGACGGCGACCAGTCCGAGGTCCGCGCCTTCCTCCTCGACCCGTCGTCCGAAGAGGCCGGAGCGGGAGATGGGGAGCCTCCGACGAGCCTCGCAGCCCTCCTCCCGTCTCCCCCGTCGTGGCAAGCCCTCACCGCCGCGCTGGCTGACGGATGGCGCGACGCGGTCGGCGTGGCCCTCGCCCCGGACGAGGCGACAGAGGATGAGATGCGGGCGGCGGAAAGGGAGATGGAACGGTTCGCGGGTGCGGCATGGACCTGGCATCATTGA
- a CDS encoding metal-dependent hydrolase: MATLTFHGHSCFSLLTDEGTRILFDPWLDGNPVADIEAKDVEELDFILVSHGHSDHFADCIGIAKKTDATVVSTFELVSFVQSQGVKNGHGMNIGGAHAFPFGKVKLTAALHTGSIDGDKEGAFTTDCCGFLVTLNGGTRLYFAGDTALIMDMQLLRGQVDVALLPIGDNYTMGPEDAARAVEFIEPKTVVPMHYDTFPLIAQDPEAFRRKLSGRAKVQVMKPGDTFDI; this comes from the coding sequence ATGGCGACGCTCACCTTCCACGGCCACTCCTGCTTCTCGCTGCTCACCGACGAGGGCACGCGCATCCTGTTCGACCCGTGGCTCGACGGCAACCCCGTGGCCGACATCGAGGCGAAGGACGTGGAGGAGCTGGACTTCATCCTCGTCTCGCACGGCCACTCCGACCACTTCGCGGACTGCATCGGGATCGCGAAGAAGACCGACGCCACGGTCGTCTCCACCTTCGAGCTGGTGTCGTTCGTCCAGAGCCAGGGCGTGAAGAACGGGCACGGCATGAACATCGGCGGGGCGCACGCCTTCCCGTTCGGCAAGGTCAAGCTCACCGCCGCGCTGCACACGGGCAGCATCGACGGCGACAAGGAGGGCGCGTTCACCACCGACTGCTGCGGCTTCCTGGTCACGCTCAACGGCGGCACCCGGCTTTACTTCGCGGGCGACACGGCGCTGATCATGGACATGCAGCTGCTGCGCGGCCAGGTGGACGTGGCGCTGCTCCCCATCGGTGACAACTACACGATGGGGCCGGAAGATGCGGCGCGCGCCGTCGAGTTCATCGAGCCGAAGACCGTGGTGCCCATGCACTACGACACCTTCCCCCTCATCGCCCAGGACCCCGAGGCGTTCCGCCGGAAGCTCTCCGGCCGCGCCAAGGTGCAGGTCATGAAGCCCGGCGACACGTTCGACATCTGA
- a CDS encoding ABC transporter substrate-binding protein — MNARKALRAAWAALALGTAACGGGGGDARGAGGAAVGAPVRGGTAVVAVKSDFDAFNPVTNTALTTDDIIKNMLFTPLIQYDEKLNPVPYLAERWELSDTSVTFHIRDGVKWHDGQPVTAEDVKFTFDLAKLPETASLLGSAYLGMIKSATVVDPLTIRFGFVAPHSQPLDGFWWAPLPKHLLKDVKPAELTQAPFNRQPVGSGPFKFVSWQSGQALTLEANPQFPASMGGPPRLQRVVFKVIPEATTRSSELAGRTSDVNYTVLPDEAQRMVKQQGVQVFHYPSREFTYLGWNTARPQFSDPRVRRALTMATDRTKIMQALLYEFAKPGGSVIPPISPMNPGLQPLPYDPAGAKALLAQAGWTDTNRDGLVDKGGQPLRFTIITSAANKLFTDVATVLQQQLRAVGVDARIQPVEFQTMLRQHKARDYDAIITNWTWDYFKADPTPLFSCAEARKPASANRTGYCNPRADALMQAGLEEGDPAKAKPIWLQFSQLMQQEQPVTVLFWAEEIAAVGPRLQGVKMDARSKLVNVREWWIPANRQQH, encoded by the coding sequence ATGAACGCACGGAAGGCACTTCGCGCGGCTTGGGCCGCGCTCGCGTTGGGGACGGCGGCGTGCGGCGGCGGGGGCGGCGACGCGCGCGGGGCGGGCGGCGCGGCCGTGGGCGCGCCCGTGCGGGGCGGCACCGCCGTGGTGGCGGTCAAGAGCGACTTCGACGCCTTCAACCCGGTGACCAACACCGCGCTGACGACGGACGACATCATCAAGAACATGCTCTTCACGCCGCTCATCCAGTACGACGAGAAGCTCAACCCCGTCCCGTACCTGGCCGAGCGCTGGGAGCTGTCCGACACCAGCGTCACCTTCCACATCCGCGACGGCGTGAAGTGGCACGACGGCCAGCCCGTGACGGCCGAGGACGTGAAGTTCACCTTCGACCTAGCCAAGCTGCCGGAGACCGCGTCACTGCTGGGCTCGGCCTACCTGGGGATGATCAAGTCCGCCACGGTGGTGGATCCGCTCACCATCCGCTTCGGCTTCGTGGCCCCGCACTCGCAGCCGCTGGACGGGTTCTGGTGGGCGCCGCTGCCCAAGCACCTGCTCAAGGACGTGAAGCCGGCGGAGCTCACGCAGGCGCCCTTCAATCGCCAGCCGGTGGGCAGCGGGCCGTTCAAGTTCGTGTCGTGGCAGTCCGGCCAGGCCCTCACGCTAGAGGCGAACCCGCAGTTCCCCGCGTCGATGGGCGGGCCGCCGCGGCTGCAGCGCGTCGTCTTCAAGGTCATCCCCGAGGCCACCACGCGCAGCAGCGAGCTGGCGGGCCGCACCAGCGACGTGAACTACACCGTGCTGCCCGACGAGGCGCAGCGGATGGTGAAGCAGCAGGGCGTGCAGGTCTTCCACTACCCCTCGCGCGAGTTCACGTACCTGGGCTGGAACACCGCGCGGCCGCAGTTCTCCGACCCGCGCGTGCGCCGGGCGCTGACGATGGCGACCGACCGCACCAAGATCATGCAGGCGCTGCTCTACGAGTTCGCCAAGCCGGGCGGCTCCGTCATCCCCCCCATCAGCCCCATGAACCCGGGCCTCCAGCCGCTGCCGTACGACCCCGCCGGGGCCAAGGCGCTGCTGGCGCAGGCGGGGTGGACCGACACGAATCGCGACGGGCTGGTGGACAAGGGCGGGCAGCCGCTGCGCTTCACCATCATCACCAGCGCCGCCAACAAGCTCTTCACCGACGTGGCGACCGTGCTCCAGCAGCAGCTTCGCGCCGTGGGCGTGGATGCGCGCATCCAGCCTGTGGAGTTCCAGACCATGCTCCGACAGCACAAGGCGCGCGACTACGACGCCATCATCACCAACTGGACGTGGGACTACTTCAAGGCCGATCCCACGCCGCTCTTCTCCTGCGCCGAGGCGCGCAAGCCGGCGTCCGCCAACCGCACCGGCTACTGCAACCCGCGGGCGGACGCGCTGATGCAGGCGGGGCTCGAGGAAGGCGACCCGGCAAAGGCCAAGCCCATCTGGCTCCAGTTCTCGCAGCTCATGCAGCAGGAGCAGCCGGTCACGGTGCTCTTCTGGGCCGAGGAGATCGCCGCCGTGGGGCCGCGGCTGCAGGGCGTGAAGATGGACGCGCGCAGCAAGCTGGTGAACGTCCGGGAGTGGTGGATCCCCGCCAACCGCCAGCAGCACTAG